The Xiphophorus hellerii strain 12219 chromosome 5, Xiphophorus_hellerii-4.1, whole genome shotgun sequence genome window below encodes:
- the synpo2b gene encoding synaptopodin-2 — MEPQAEDPAHGPLWSGSEGSQELCPSEHLAEFYNEDDDSESEDHSVSNTHILSSQSPECLQLQHRESEDGPESLLEQSEQEESVFYQENCDFYFSESRESMTESPYIEASQTSVTSPPECPDSKSWQHSCSSSSSLGCAADMTKVLTLSSERPLGASDGHGPSTENRSVESSEEGGSSEAPPASVFFGISDEGAEQAETRNLGSDRDLCRPDRQRARYTRLSHKESQSERHVKETKSKCKRIAQLLANAPNPQNKGALLFKKRRQRVKKYTLVSYGTGVHAFDSSGQIEGETDKVRSAGYSFLGSSDSDFEEQYFQRHQYHNPALDWGSGEDMDVLPETKGKGLLMFEQRRKRIDELVSEQEDERSEGFSEDVLKETQRARIYESKEMYMHAEETNVKKHMDYHADVQEVNHLSTVPKPMVSNRTAKPFLGFQASSTLEPVTMSGGVSPAMKKHELAFKVHVPINSNPKVWSPTGDIIASRDERISVPAIKTGILPESKRKTANKHPSVPAKESELYSQSKGERKSYIESEEDFFSLGAEACNFMQPKPIKLKNPPPVAPKPTINPACPPWNPSSEPCVPSRSPVSHPSHSPIGLHGQHYLQQQDWTQPQQMAGHWASDQTEASLQTPANARVPVNSSPLRLQPTANSWSQQPSLSPVSKQAHNPTYSPLSHSKNKSDSSPNLVAPFLPQAEKSYLQAPKPLEVFPKLRVPDRSVKQAADGTTMSGKGAKLFAKRQSRMEKFVIDGETVQANKTRSPSPTSSLPNSWRYSSNIRAPPPLSYNPLLSPFYPPSAAKQPPSTSPKPKPKSKEKPKSSPKQLNALDIMKHQPYQLDSSLFTYDSASEAKSPSPKPTPVSKFEATKSLKQRADSSYSPYNPSEPAGQTKAEAPAKAPKSVSVPNFSTQSTRSAEQLSTDKHLEEKLAVMSAAPHTSSKQAQGSRPASTTSQHSSSVSDTIASAFSPASLIARGVRQMAPRPKFSAKKPAATGKQWKPVAMLSSV; from the exons ATGGAACCACAAGCTGAAGACCCTGCACACGGTCCTCTCTGGTCAGGTTCAGAAGGTTCCCAGGAACTTTGTCCCTCTGAGCATTTGGCCGAGTTCTATAATGAAGATGATGATAGTGAATCAGAGGACCACTCAGTCTCAAATACTCATATCCTCTCATCCCAGTCTCCAGAGTGTCTTCAGTTGCAACACAGGGAATCTGAAGATGGTCCAGAATCTCTCCTGGAACAGAGTGAGCAGGAAGAGTCAGTTTTCTATCaagaaaattgtgatttttatttttctgaatcaaGAGAATCTATGACAGAATCTCCTTACATTGAAGCTTCACAAACATCAGTGACCTCACCCCCAGAGTGCCCAGATTCCAAGTCGTGGCAACattcctgctcttcctcctcctctcttggCTGTGCTGCTGATATGACCAAGGTCCTGACCCTGAGCTCAGAACGGCCCCTGGGGGCCAGTGATGGTCATGGCCCAAGTACTGAGAACAGGAGCGTTGAATCTTCAGAGGAAGGAGGGAGCAGCGAAGCACCTCCTGCTTCTGTCTTCTTTGGAATTTCTGACGAGGGTGCTGAGCAGGCAGAGACGAGAAACTTGGGGTCTGACAGAGATCTCTGCAGACCGGACAGGCAAAGGGCAAGGTACACAC GGCTCAGTCACAAagagagccaatcagagagacACGTGAAGGAGACCAAGTCTAAATGCAAGCGAATTGCCCAACTCCTGGCCAATGCACCCAACCCCCAAAACAAGGGAGCGTTGCTCTTTAAAAAGCGCCGCCAGAGGGTAAAGAAGTACACTCTTGTGAGCTACGGAACTGGAGTTCACGCCTTTGACAGCTCAGGTCAAATAGAGGGCGAAACTGACAAAGTTAGATCTGCTGGTTACAGCTTCCTGGGTTCGAGTGATTCTGATTTTGAGGAGCAGTATTTTCAGCGTCACCAGTACCATAATCCAGCTCTGGACTGGGGAAGTGGTGAAGACATGGATGTGCTACCAGAGACAAAGGGGAAGGGACTTTTGATGTTTGAACAGCGTCGCAAAAGAATCGATGAACTTGTGTCAGAGCAAGAAGATGAGAGGAGTGAAGGCTTTTCTGAGGATGTTTTGAAAGAAACACAACGTGCAAGAATTTATGAAAGTAAAGAAATGTACATGCATGCTGAGGAGACCAATGTGAAGAAGCATATGGATTACCATGCAGATGTTCAAGAGGTGAACCACCTCTCCACTGTGCCAAAACCCATGGTGTCAAACAGAACTGCCAAACCCTTTTTGGGATTTCAAGCTAGTTCAACACTTGAACCTGTCACTATGTCTGGTGGGGTCAGTCCAGCCATGAAGAAGCATGAACTAGCATTCAAAGTCCATGTACCGATTAACTCTAACCCCAAGGTTTGGTCTCCAACTGGAGACATTATTGCCTCAAGAGATGAACGAATATCCGTGCCTGCCATCAAGACTGGCATATTACCAGAGTCAAAGCGGAAAACTGCAAATAAGCATCCATCAGTGCCTGCAAAAGAATCTGAACTTTATAGCCAAAGCAAAGGTGAAAGGAAGTCTTATATTGAGTCAGAGGAAGACTTTTTCAGTTTGGGTGCTGAGGCTTGTAATTTTATGCAACCCAAAccaataaaacttaaaaatcctCCCCCGGTTGCCCCCAAACCCACCATTAACCCAGCATGTCCACCCTGGAACCCCTCTAGCGAACCCTGTGTTCCTTCAAGGAGTCCGGTGTCCCATCCCTCTCACAGCCCCATCGGTCTTCATGGTCAGCATTATTTACAGCAGCAAGATTGGACTCAACCTCAACAGATGGCTGGCCACTGGGCATCAGATCAAACAGAGGCATCACTTCAAACACCTGCCAATGCCCGGGTTCCGGTCAACTCTTCTCCGCTCCGTCTTCAGCCAACCGCAAATAGCTGGAGTCAACAGCCGTCACTATCCCCTGTGAGTAAGCAGGCCCACAATCCTACTTATAGCCCACTTTCACACTCAAAGAATAAGTCAGACAGTTCTCCAAACTTGGTTGCTCCTTTCCTACCACAGGCAGAGAAGTCATACCTTCAGGCACCAAAACCTTTAGAGGTTTTTCCAAAGCTCAGAGTCCCAGACAGGAGTGTTAAACAGGCTGCTGATGGGACAACTATGTCAGGGAAAGGAGCAAAATTATTTGCTAAAAGGCAGTCTCGCATGGAGAAGTTTGTCATTGATGGTGAAACAGTGCAAGCGAACAAAACAAGATCCCCCTCCCCAACCTCATCTCTCCCTAACTCTTGGAGATATTCATCCAATATTCGTGCCCCACCCCCCCTGTCATATAATCCTCTTCTGTCTCCTTTCTACCCTCCATCAGCAGCCAAGCAGCCCCCTTCCACAAGCCCCAAACCCAAGCCCAAGTCCAAAGAGAAACCTAAGTCATCCCCCAAGCAACTCAACGCCTTAGATATCATGAAACATCAGCCATACCAATTGGACTCATCTCTGTTCACATATGATTCAGCCTCTGAGGCTAAAAGCCCCAGTCCTAAACCAACTCCTGTGTCAAAATTTGAAGCTACCAAAAGCCTTAAGCAAAGAGCCGACTCTTCCTATTCTCCTTATAATCCCTCTGAGCCTGCTGGCCAAACCAAGGCAGAGGCTCCTGCTAAGGCTCCTAAATCGGTAAGTGTCCCAAATTTCTCCACTCAAAGCACAAGATCAGCTGAACAGCTTTCAACAGACAAGCATTTGGAGGAAAAGCTTGCTGTCATGAGTGCTGCCCCACACACAAGCAGCAAGCAAGCACAAGGCTCCCGACCTGCAAGCACGACTTCTCAGCACTCGTCTTCTGTTAGCGACACCATTGCTTCAGCTTTCTCTCCTGCATCTCTCATTGCTAGAGGCGTGCGTCAAATGGCTCCACGGCCAAAATTCTCTGCTAAGAAGCCGGCAGCGACCGGAAAACAGTGGAAACCTGTTGCTATGCTTTCCTCTGTATAA
- the myoz2b gene encoding myozenin-2b — translation MDLGKKLSTPKDIMLEELSLLSNRGSRLFKMRQRRSEKYTFESIQNEANALLNNDILNQNTHSVEIKVEPPANGSAENSAADMAAEKLDTRPVHKTYHSPWEQVILSDPHLAESLQLRMPEPEPRQELPEYKCFNRVATPYGGFEKAPRGITFKLPEVDLNPPQYQELSDPQAKRPTFNRTAQGWISEGTHLILPTITLESFSVPESDDL, via the exons ATGGACCTGGGAAAGAAGCTCAGCACTCCCAAGGACATCATGCTGGAGGAGCTGTCGCTGCTCTCCAACAGAGGTTCTCGGCTTTTCAAAATGAGACAGAGGAGGTCTGAGAAGTACACATTTGAAAGCATTCAAAACGAAGCAAACGCTCTCCTGAAC AATGATATTTTGAATCAGAACACACACTCTGTGGAAATTAAGGTGGAGCCACCGGCAAATGGAAGCGCTGAAAATTCAGCTGCAG ACATGGCTGCAGAAAAGCTGGACACCAGGCCTGTGCATAAGACTTATCACTCACCGTGGGAACAGGTGATCCTTAGTGACCCCCACCTTGCTGAGTCTCTGCAACTCAGAATGCCAGAGCCAGAGCCGCGGCAGGAGCTCCCTGAATATAAATGCTTCAACCG GGTTGCCACTCCTTATGGTGGTTTTGAAAAAGCTCCAAGAGGAATCACATTCAAGCTCCCTGAGGTGGACCTGAACCCGCCGCAGTACCAGGAGCTGAGCGATCCCCAGGCCAAGCGGCCCACGTTCAACAGGACGGCCCAGGGGTGGATATCTGAGGGCACTCATCTCATCCTACCAACCATCACCCTGGAGTCCTTCAGTGTGCCTGAGTCTGACGACCTGTAG